One Pseudonocardia sediminis DNA window includes the following coding sequences:
- a CDS encoding DUF2470 domain-containing protein, producing the protein MGTTRTRRPPAPTAAERARSLVARGGRAAIVGTGEPGPITPLMHHVHPDGATDLLLPDDSVLLERLRDNDAGELPVMLELTEHTPVPMPDQVRELLWIVGWLHEPTPAAARHLALRLAELRPHPRLLDVGHNATLVRLRPGSTVYSDAESSAATSADELAAARPDPFCLFEHQWLAHLEDAHPEVFTSLMRHLPSTLRLTDGARVRPLGVDRLGLRIRVQTPSGDHDVRLAWSSEATTVEELRARLGELVGCPFRAAS; encoded by the coding sequence GTGGGAACTACCCGAACGCGGCGTCCTCCGGCGCCGACGGCGGCCGAGCGGGCGCGCAGCCTGGTCGCCCGTGGTGGACGTGCCGCGATCGTCGGTACCGGCGAGCCGGGCCCGATCACGCCGCTGATGCACCACGTGCACCCCGACGGCGCCACCGACCTGCTCCTCCCCGACGACTCCGTGCTCCTGGAGCGGCTGCGCGACAACGACGCCGGCGAGCTTCCCGTGATGCTCGAGCTCACCGAGCACACCCCGGTCCCGATGCCGGACCAGGTGCGTGAGCTGCTCTGGATCGTCGGCTGGCTGCACGAGCCGACACCGGCCGCGGCCCGGCACCTGGCCCTGCGCCTGGCCGAGCTGCGCCCGCACCCCCGGCTGCTCGACGTCGGGCACAACGCCACCCTGGTGCGCCTGCGCCCCGGGTCGACCGTCTACTCCGACGCCGAGTCCAGCGCCGCGACGTCGGCGGACGAGCTGGCAGCGGCCCGTCCGGACCCGTTCTGCCTGTTCGAGCACCAGTGGCTGGCGCACCTCGAGGACGCCCACCCGGAGGTGTTCACGTCGCTGATGCGGCACCTGCCCTCGACGCTGCGCCTCACCGACGGCGCGCGGGTGCGCCCGCTCGGGGTGGACCGGCTGGGCCTGCGCATCCGCGTCCAGACCCCGTCCGGGGACCACGACGTGCGGCTGGCCTGGTCCAGCGAGGCGACGACGGTCGAGGAGCTGCGCGCGCGGCTCGGGGAGCTGGTCGGCTGCCCGTTCCGAGCTGCCTCTTAG
- the pheA gene encoding prephenate dehydratase has translation MTRIGFLGPHATFTEQALRSLPASQGAELVPLAGSPAVLAAVRDGSVDAGCVPIENSVEGAVPPVLDGLVDDPPLMIVAEALVAVRFVLLARRGTALGEITSVASHGHGIAQTRGWLAGHLPSAEVRVSSSTAEAAAQAARGEVDAAVSSPLAAEQHGLDVLADDIADNPGAVTRFVLLTRPGPPPAPSGRDRTTLAATTRNQPGTLLGLLTELALRGIDLTRIESRPIKDRHAEYWFHLDCSGHVAEPAMGEALAALHRRCDRVRFLGSFPRAGDTAGPAEGAGSPAVPLGAASNEEFSAAQQWLAGLRNGTCT, from the coding sequence GTGACGCGCATCGGCTTCCTGGGCCCGCACGCCACGTTCACCGAGCAGGCGCTGCGGTCGCTGCCCGCGTCGCAGGGCGCGGAGCTGGTCCCGCTGGCCGGGTCGCCGGCCGTGCTGGCCGCCGTCCGTGACGGCTCGGTGGACGCCGGGTGCGTGCCGATCGAGAACAGCGTGGAGGGCGCCGTCCCCCCGGTCCTGGACGGGCTGGTGGACGACCCCCCGTTGATGATCGTGGCGGAGGCGCTGGTCGCGGTCCGGTTCGTGCTCCTGGCCCGCCGCGGCACCGCCCTCGGCGAGATCACCTCGGTGGCCTCGCACGGGCACGGCATCGCCCAGACCCGCGGCTGGCTCGCCGGCCACCTGCCGTCGGCGGAGGTCCGGGTGAGCTCGTCGACGGCGGAGGCGGCCGCGCAGGCCGCCCGCGGTGAGGTCGACGCCGCGGTGTCCTCGCCGCTGGCCGCCGAGCAGCACGGCCTCGACGTGCTCGCCGACGACATCGCCGACAACCCCGGCGCGGTCACCCGGTTCGTGCTCCTGACCCGCCCCGGGCCGCCACCGGCGCCGTCCGGCCGCGACCGCACGACGCTGGCCGCGACCACCCGCAACCAGCCCGGCACACTGCTCGGCCTGCTCACCGAGCTGGCGCTGCGCGGCATCGACCTGACCCGCATCGAGTCCCGCCCGATCAAGGACCGGCACGCCGAGTACTGGTTCCACCTGGACTGCTCCGGGCACGTCGCCGAGCCGGCGATGGGGGAGGCGCTGGCCGCCCTGCACCGGCGCTGCGACCGGGTCCGGTTCCTCGGCTCGTTCCCGCGCGCCGGGGACACGGCCGGACCGGCGGAGGGGGCGGGCAGCCCGGCGGTGCCGCTGGGCGCCGCGTCGAACGAGGAGTTCTCGGCCGCGCAGCAGTGGCTGGCCGGGCTCCGGAACGGGACGTGCACATGA
- a CDS encoding histidine phosphatase family protein has product MSSAFLGTDGTAPVRDAAVPPDDGALRLVLVRHGRTPSNVSRALDTALPGPSLDELGRAQADEVAGLFADWPVRAVHASRATRAQQTAAPIGERLGLPVTTMDGIHEIFVGELDGRADEASRALFDEIFDVWWDGDPDRPQPGGESATDLRTRFLADVERALDGVDSGAVLLVSHGAAIRLASAALLTGGPDAERGRGNPLPNTGRVVLRRDPDGWVLELWDPIPAVPDY; this is encoded by the coding sequence ATGAGCTCCGCCTTCCTCGGCACCGACGGCACCGCACCGGTGCGTGACGCCGCCGTCCCGCCCGACGACGGCGCGCTGCGGCTCGTCCTCGTCCGGCACGGGCGCACGCCGTCGAACGTGAGCCGCGCGCTCGACACGGCGCTGCCCGGACCGTCGCTCGACGAGCTCGGGCGGGCCCAGGCGGACGAGGTCGCCGGGCTCTTCGCGGACTGGCCGGTGCGGGCCGTCCACGCGTCCCGGGCCACCCGCGCACAGCAGACCGCGGCCCCGATCGGCGAGCGGCTCGGCCTGCCGGTGACGACCATGGACGGCATCCACGAGATCTTCGTCGGGGAGCTCGACGGCCGTGCCGACGAGGCGTCGCGGGCCCTGTTCGACGAGATCTTCGACGTCTGGTGGGACGGCGACCCGGACCGCCCGCAGCCCGGCGGCGAGTCCGCCACCGACCTGCGCACCCGCTTCCTGGCCGACGTCGAGCGCGCCCTGGACGGCGTCGACTCCGGCGCCGTCCTGCTGGTCAGCCACGGTGCGGCGATCCGGCTCGCCAGCGCGGCCCTGCTGACCGGCGGCCCGGACGCCGAACGGGGCCGGGGCAACCCGCTGCCCAACACCGGACGCGTGGTGCTGCGCCGCGACCCGGACGGCTGGGTGCTCGAGCTGTGGGACCCGATCCCGGCGGTCCCCGACTACTGA
- a CDS encoding AAA family ATPase, whose product MIDDVGDAAAPADGPGGMLVVVTGPPGAGKSTVATTVHDRLGDAGIANALIEVDELERCYPPRDEDDVMADLAAMAGRYRAGGHDLLFVTATVEDDAYAERLVAAAGTASTVVVRLEADPGTLARRIREREPVGWSGTEDLVTHARCLAVGMADLARVDLVLSTDDTAVDDLAARIEELLRSRHR is encoded by the coding sequence ATGATCGACGACGTAGGGGACGCGGCGGCGCCGGCGGACGGCCCGGGCGGGATGCTCGTCGTCGTCACCGGCCCGCCGGGTGCCGGCAAGAGCACCGTGGCCACCACAGTGCACGACCGCCTGGGCGACGCCGGGATCGCCAACGCGCTGATCGAGGTCGACGAGCTCGAACGCTGCTACCCGCCGCGTGACGAGGACGACGTGATGGCCGATCTCGCCGCGATGGCCGGGCGCTACCGGGCCGGGGGTCACGACCTGCTGTTCGTCACCGCGACCGTCGAGGACGACGCCTACGCCGAGCGCCTGGTCGCCGCGGCCGGTACCGCGTCGACGGTCGTCGTCCGGCTGGAAGCCGACCCCGGCACACTGGCCCGGCGGATCCGGGAGCGCGAGCCGGTCGGCTGGTCCGGCACCGAGGACCTGGTCACCCACGCGCGGTGTCTCGCCGTCGGGATGGCGGACCTGGCCCGGGTCGATCTCGTCCTGTCCACCGACGACACCGCGGTGGACGACCTCGCCGCGCGGATCGAGGAACTGCTCCGGTCCCGTCACCGCTGA
- a CDS encoding metallopeptidase family protein: MSVEMTQLRFEELVSDALDLVPAGLTDRMDNVVVLVEDRHPEDPDLLGLYEGVALTERTSDYGGELPDRITIYRDAVLEMCEDSDQVVDEVAITVVHEIAHHFGIGEERLHELGWG, from the coding sequence GTGAGCGTCGAGATGACGCAGCTGCGTTTCGAGGAGCTCGTCTCGGACGCCCTGGACCTGGTCCCGGCCGGGCTGACCGACCGGATGGACAACGTCGTGGTGCTGGTCGAGGACCGCCACCCCGAGGACCCCGACCTGCTCGGCCTGTACGAGGGCGTCGCCCTGACCGAGCGCACCAGCGACTACGGCGGCGAGCTCCCGGACCGGATCACGATCTACCGCGACGCCGTGCTGGAGATGTGCGAGGACTCCGACCAGGTCGTCGACGAGGTCGCGATCACCGTCGTGCACGAGATCGCCCACCACTTCGGCATCGGCGAGGAACGACTGCACGAGCTCGGCTGGGGCTGA
- a CDS encoding septum formation family protein translates to MDPVSPHGAAPPRRRHAPPAGPGDPGSTAAVGAYDGHDGRYGRTAVVAAPDPRTALVEQETTAVPGPARSGAPAGLERPERRTPVRPGRRGRDTTTSTARRIGAGILAGAFLMLAVASLDSLMGAQIPVLGSFASSGGNGGSASPAAEEAPPAPPPPDTAGICLNWNRPDAVDTAAVDCARPHLFEQAGNVKLLDQPAFPTDQGWQKLVAERCSPVVNGYLKNKFDPDGKFRIGALKPSQARWDGGDKGMRCGLQSASRSGMMIPITGKVAAQDQSAVVPAGTCLGIDGRTVGDPVDCAQPHAVETVGIVDLGTQFKEGLPSVDDQDGFLQPACQKAADTFAGANKGAIAQNKLTVYWDNLSDPSWKAGSRKVNCNLATLLPDGSGFAAITGSIKGKLAVSGQPAPPAGSTPPAPGGNSATSGQAPTFGAPTSGAAPSSEGGASGGPVAPSTPAPGLPNIPPGLPGLLPSP, encoded by the coding sequence ATGGACCCCGTCTCCCCACATGGCGCCGCTCCCCCACGTCGCCGACACGCCCCTCCGGCCGGTCCCGGTGATCCCGGATCGACCGCGGCCGTCGGCGCCTACGACGGGCACGACGGCCGCTACGGCCGCACCGCGGTGGTCGCCGCGCCGGACCCGCGGACCGCGCTCGTCGAGCAGGAGACGACGGCGGTGCCCGGCCCGGCACGCAGCGGAGCACCCGCGGGACTGGAGCGCCCGGAACGGCGCACGCCCGTCCGTCCGGGGCGGCGGGGCAGGGACACGACGACCTCCACCGCGCGACGGATCGGCGCCGGGATCCTGGCCGGCGCGTTCCTCATGCTGGCGGTGGCCTCGCTGGACTCCCTGATGGGTGCGCAGATCCCGGTGCTGGGGTCGTTCGCGTCCTCCGGCGGCAACGGGGGCTCCGCCTCCCCGGCCGCCGAGGAGGCGCCCCCGGCTCCGCCCCCGCCGGACACCGCGGGCATCTGCCTGAACTGGAACCGTCCGGACGCCGTGGACACCGCGGCCGTCGACTGCGCCCGCCCGCACCTGTTCGAGCAGGCCGGCAACGTCAAGCTGCTCGACCAGCCGGCGTTCCCGACCGACCAGGGCTGGCAGAAGCTGGTCGCCGAACGCTGCTCGCCGGTGGTCAACGGCTACCTCAAGAACAAGTTCGACCCGGACGGCAAGTTCCGGATCGGCGCGCTGAAGCCGTCGCAGGCCCGGTGGGACGGCGGCGACAAGGGGATGCGCTGCGGCCTCCAGTCGGCCTCGCGGTCCGGGATGATGATCCCGATCACCGGCAAGGTCGCGGCCCAGGACCAGTCCGCCGTGGTCCCCGCCGGCACCTGCCTGGGCATCGACGGCCGGACCGTCGGTGATCCGGTGGACTGCGCACAGCCGCACGCCGTCGAGACCGTCGGCATCGTCGACCTGGGCACGCAGTTCAAGGAGGGCCTGCCCTCGGTCGACGACCAGGACGGCTTCCTGCAGCCGGCGTGCCAGAAGGCGGCCGACACGTTCGCCGGCGCCAACAAGGGTGCGATCGCGCAGAACAAGCTGACCGTCTACTGGGACAACCTGTCCGACCCGTCCTGGAAGGCCGGCAGCCGGAAGGTCAACTGCAACCTCGCGACGTTGCTGCCCGACGGCAGCGGGTTCGCCGCGATCACCGGCTCGATCAAGGGCAAGCTCGCGGTCAGCGGCCAGCCGGCGCCCCCGGCCGGCTCCACCCCGCCCGCGCCCGGTGGCAACTCGGCCACCTCGGGCCAGGCGCCGACGTTCGGTGCCCCGACCTCGGGTGCCGCGCCGTCGAGCGAGGGGGGTGCCTCCGGCGGCCCGGTCGCACCGTCGACGCCGGCCCCGGGGCTGCCGAACATCCCGCCCGGACTGCCCGGACTGCTGCCCTCGCCGTGA
- a CDS encoding glutathionylspermidine synthase family protein, which produces MRRERGTPRPGWEKSVAEQGLVFGSPGRDAAGRGSRPYWDESVHYVFEMDEILSMEADVEVLHSMCLDAVDHVVTTERYADFGLPEWCWEAVASSWKRHDPHVYGRFDLRYDGAGPAKMLEYNADTPTSLLEASILQWNWLQDTHGDDDQWNSLHEKLVERWGEIKASLPSGEVHFTWSSADSSGEDHITVGYLQETAAAAGLDTVGLAIEDIGWDSALDRFVDLEEAPMAAVFKLYPWEWMLSDDFGKHIARSLPDTLWVEPLWKSLLSNKALLAVLWEMYPGHPNLLPAYLRDPGMLTEYVKKPLLGREGANISVVSPGSEVSTGGVYGEEGFVYQLFAPLPEFDGFRPALGAWVVGDTAAGLGIRETAGLITDDGAAFVPHRIPE; this is translated from the coding sequence ATGCGCCGTGAGCGAGGCACCCCACGTCCGGGGTGGGAGAAGTCGGTCGCCGAGCAGGGCCTCGTGTTCGGGAGCCCCGGCCGGGACGCCGCCGGGCGGGGCAGTCGCCCGTACTGGGACGAGTCCGTGCACTACGTGTTCGAGATGGACGAGATCCTGTCCATGGAAGCCGACGTCGAGGTCCTGCACTCGATGTGCCTCGACGCCGTCGACCACGTCGTGACCACCGAGCGCTACGCCGACTTCGGGCTGCCGGAGTGGTGCTGGGAGGCCGTCGCGTCCTCCTGGAAACGGCACGACCCGCACGTCTACGGGCGCTTCGACCTGCGCTACGACGGGGCCGGCCCGGCGAAGATGCTGGAGTACAACGCCGACACCCCGACGTCGCTGCTCGAGGCGTCGATCCTGCAGTGGAACTGGCTGCAGGACACCCACGGCGACGACGACCAGTGGAACTCGCTGCACGAGAAGCTCGTCGAGCGCTGGGGCGAGATCAAGGCGTCGCTGCCCAGCGGCGAGGTGCACTTCACCTGGTCCAGTGCGGACTCCTCCGGCGAGGACCACATCACCGTCGGCTACCTGCAGGAGACCGCAGCCGCGGCCGGGCTGGACACGGTCGGGCTGGCGATCGAGGACATCGGCTGGGACTCGGCGCTGGACCGGTTCGTCGACCTCGAGGAGGCCCCGATGGCGGCGGTCTTCAAGCTCTACCCGTGGGAGTGGATGCTCTCCGACGACTTCGGCAAGCACATCGCGCGCAGCCTGCCGGACACGCTGTGGGTCGAGCCGCTGTGGAAGTCGCTGCTGTCGAACAAGGCGCTGCTCGCGGTGCTCTGGGAGATGTACCCGGGGCACCCGAACCTGCTGCCCGCGTACCTGCGTGACCCCGGCATGCTCACCGAGTACGTCAAGAAGCCGCTGCTCGGGCGCGAGGGCGCGAACATCTCCGTGGTCTCGCCGGGCAGCGAGGTCTCGACCGGCGGGGTGTACGGCGAGGAGGGCTTCGTCTACCAGCTCTTCGCCCCGCTGCCGGAGTTCGACGGCTTCCGCCCGGCCCTGGGCGCCTGGGTCGTCGGCGACACCGCCGCCGGTCTCGGCATCCGCGAGACGGCCGGCCTGATCACCGACGACGGCGCCGCGTTCGTCCCGCACCGCATCCCCGAGTAG
- a CDS encoding DUF350 domain-containing protein, producing the protein MTTTVLAQDAIYWSFVGRGVGAILLYAVIGVLLMLLGFWAIDLTTPGKLPQMVRAGLPNAVTITAAGMLSMAFIIVVAIYSSAGSLLEGILSSLIFGLVGIVAQVAAVRLLEWVTRIDIGEVIQSEERRAAANVVAAAHVALGLIVAVAVL; encoded by the coding sequence GTGACGACCACGGTGCTGGCTCAGGACGCGATCTACTGGAGCTTCGTCGGCCGCGGTGTCGGCGCGATCCTGCTCTACGCCGTGATCGGTGTCCTGCTGATGCTGCTCGGCTTCTGGGCGATCGACCTGACCACGCCGGGCAAGCTCCCGCAGATGGTCCGCGCCGGCCTGCCGAACGCGGTGACGATCACCGCGGCCGGGATGCTGTCGATGGCGTTCATCATCGTCGTCGCGATCTACTCCTCGGCGGGGTCGCTGCTCGAGGGCATCTTGTCGTCGCTGATCTTCGGCCTGGTCGGGATTGTCGCCCAGGTCGCCGCCGTGCGTCTGCTGGAGTGGGTGACGCGGATCGACATCGGCGAGGTCATCCAGTCCGAGGAGCGCCGCGCCGCCGCGAACGTCGTCGCCGCCGCGCACGTCGCGCTGGGCCTGATCGTCGCCGTCGCCGTCCTGTAG
- a CDS encoding endonuclease, whose amino-acid sequence MSADDRTVEALLQAAGQTYAAEAGISLKDQPAPLYRLLVLTTLLSSRVQSNLGVVATRELVSSGMGTPERMRDATWQERVDAMDRAHYTRVDEQMATALGEAAVMLLDRYQGDLRELREEADGDATRVRTLLTAFPRIGPVGADIFAREAQAVWPELRPTLDGKALDGAKRLGLPGDEHELATLVDDDRLAAFSAALTRVALDEELARTIADA is encoded by the coding sequence ATGAGCGCCGATGACCGCACCGTCGAGGCCCTGCTGCAGGCCGCCGGACAGACCTACGCCGCCGAGGCCGGGATCTCCCTGAAGGACCAGCCGGCCCCGCTCTACCGCCTGCTCGTGCTGACGACGCTGCTGTCGTCGCGGGTGCAGTCGAACCTCGGGGTCGTCGCGACCCGGGAGCTGGTCTCCTCCGGCATGGGCACGCCCGAGAGGATGCGCGACGCGACCTGGCAGGAGCGGGTCGACGCGATGGACCGCGCGCACTACACGCGCGTCGACGAGCAGATGGCCACCGCGCTCGGCGAGGCCGCCGTGATGCTGCTCGACCGCTACCAGGGCGACCTGCGCGAGCTGCGCGAGGAGGCCGACGGCGACGCGACGAGGGTCCGCACGCTCCTGACCGCGTTCCCGCGGATCGGCCCGGTCGGGGCGGACATCTTCGCCCGCGAGGCACAGGCCGTCTGGCCGGAGCTGCGCCCGACCCTCGACGGCAAGGCGCTCGACGGCGCGAAGCGTCTCGGCCTGCCGGGCGACGAGCACGAGCTCGCGACGCTGGTCGACGACGACCGGCTGGCCGCGTTCTCGGCCGCGCTCACCCGCGTCGCCCTGGACGAGGAGCTCGCCCGGACGATCGCCGACGCCTGA
- a CDS encoding glycosyltransferase, translating into MRVLVVSAPMTGHLLPLLPLADALWDSGHEVLLASGGEALEADTGNLPVIDVARNLRFGRIAAAAMVTHPVTARAELAGRGGDRGVRSLFGPVNEELADALVTVVAQWRPDVVIHEPLAAAGALAAARHDVPAVLQENNLFAGADLVGATVGARTMQRAMWRHGMTALPAPALTLTIAPPSLVGERDGLPMRPVDTGHRRRGDADVPGWLRAPSDRPRVLVTRTTVAGPGRGDPMAAAVRAATDVDCELVLVRPTAKVARRAGPGVRTVGWVPLPEVLPGCAGVVHHGGAGTVLAALSAGIPQLAVPGAGDRRHNAELVDARGAGIAGEVTSEALDRLVHDGELAATARAVRTEIEAMPPPQARVDAVTALG; encoded by the coding sequence GTGCGCGTGCTGGTGGTCTCGGCCCCGATGACCGGGCACCTGTTGCCACTGCTCCCGCTGGCCGACGCGCTCTGGGACTCCGGCCACGAGGTGCTCCTGGCCAGTGGCGGCGAGGCGCTGGAGGCCGACACCGGGAACCTGCCGGTGATCGACGTGGCGCGGAACCTGCGCTTCGGCCGGATCGCCGCCGCCGCGATGGTGACCCACCCCGTCACCGCGCGCGCCGAGCTGGCCGGGCGCGGGGGTGACCGCGGCGTGCGGTCGCTGTTCGGGCCGGTGAACGAGGAGCTGGCCGACGCGCTGGTCACGGTCGTGGCGCAGTGGCGCCCGGACGTCGTCATCCACGAGCCGCTCGCGGCCGCCGGGGCGCTCGCCGCGGCCCGCCACGACGTCCCGGCCGTGTTGCAGGAGAACAACCTGTTCGCCGGGGCCGACCTCGTCGGGGCCACCGTCGGCGCCCGGACGATGCAGCGGGCGATGTGGCGGCACGGGATGACCGCGCTGCCCGCGCCCGCCCTGACGCTGACGATCGCCCCGCCCAGCCTCGTCGGGGAGCGCGACGGGCTGCCGATGCGCCCGGTCGACACCGGGCACCGCCGCCGCGGCGACGCCGACGTCCCCGGCTGGCTGCGCGCGCCCTCGGACCGCCCGCGCGTGCTGGTGACCCGGACGACGGTCGCCGGTCCCGGACGCGGCGACCCGATGGCCGCCGCCGTCCGTGCCGCGACGGACGTCGACTGCGAGCTGGTGCTGGTCCGGCCGACGGCGAAGGTGGCACGCAGGGCCGGGCCCGGGGTGCGGACCGTCGGGTGGGTGCCGCTGCCCGAGGTGCTGCCCGGCTGCGCCGGCGTGGTGCACCACGGCGGCGCCGGGACGGTGCTGGCCGCGCTCTCGGCCGGGATTCCGCAGCTCGCCGTCCCCGGCGCGGGCGACCGCCGGCACAACGCCGAGCTGGTCGACGCCCGCGGCGCCGGGATCGCCGGGGAGGTCACCTCCGAGGCCCTCGACCGTCTGGTGCACGACGGCGAGCTGGCCGCCACGGCGCGCGCCGTGCGCACCGAGATCGAGGCCATGCCCCCGCCGCAGGCCCGGGTGGACGCGGTCACCGCACTGGGGTGA
- a CDS encoding HAD family hydrolase yields MISPDAPEAPHHTGAPRLVATDVDGTLLDDDHTISERTVSAISRAVAAGAGFVLVTGRPPRWIPPIVARLPEGLVRLCVCANGAVLYDAIDDVVLGAHTLDPDAVRTVAATAAQLFPGCGLGVERVGNAETGGVDEFLAEPAYVHAWGESDAGPATRDELLARPVTKMLIRAPELSSDQMRERLAPRVEGLCDLTFSHPGGLIEAAAPGVTKATGLAEVAAMAGVDAADVVAFGDMPNDREMLRWAGRGVAMGNAHPELLGLADEVTAPNTRHGLAEVLERWF; encoded by the coding sequence GTGATCTCGCCGGACGCGCCCGAGGCGCCGCACCACACGGGCGCTCCCCGTCTGGTGGCCACCGACGTCGACGGCACCCTGCTCGACGACGACCACACCATCTCCGAGCGCACGGTCTCGGCGATCTCCCGCGCCGTCGCCGCCGGGGCCGGGTTCGTGCTCGTCACCGGACGTCCGCCGCGCTGGATCCCGCCGATCGTCGCCCGGCTGCCCGAGGGCCTGGTGCGGCTCTGCGTCTGCGCCAACGGCGCCGTGCTCTACGACGCGATCGACGACGTCGTGCTGGGCGCGCACACCCTCGACCCGGACGCCGTGCGCACCGTCGCCGCGACCGCCGCGCAGCTGTTCCCGGGCTGCGGCCTCGGGGTGGAGCGGGTCGGCAACGCCGAGACCGGCGGCGTCGACGAGTTCCTGGCCGAACCGGCCTACGTGCACGCCTGGGGCGAGTCCGACGCCGGCCCGGCCACCCGCGACGAACTGCTCGCCCGCCCGGTCACCAAGATGCTGATCCGCGCACCCGAGCTGTCCAGCGACCAGATGCGGGAGCGTCTCGCCCCGCGCGTCGAGGGCCTGTGCGACCTGACGTTCTCGCACCCGGGGGGACTGATCGAGGCCGCCGCACCGGGCGTCACCAAGGCGACCGGGCTGGCCGAGGTCGCCGCCATGGCCGGTGTCGACGCCGCCGACGTCGTCGCGTTCGGTGACATGCCCAACGACCGCGAGATGCTCCGGTGGGCCGGTCGCGGGGTGGCGATGGGCAACGCGCACCCGGAGCTGCTCGGCCTGGCCGACGAGGTCACCGCCCCCAACACCCGGCACGGGCTGGCCGAGGTCCTCGAACGCTGGTTCTAG
- a CDS encoding phosphatase PAP2 family protein produces MLAAVQRTVAHPPVVAAARGMSLFGEHAAGWLAIGLAGAALDRARRREWLGSAAAVAFAHGASIGIKRVVRRRRPEHPAVRVLVGTPSRLSFPSSHATSTTAAAVLYGGLLGAPVTPVVVPAMAVSRLVLGVHYPSDVALGSVLGAAVAVGSRRWLRRRATNRVRNALSSRKAGS; encoded by the coding sequence CTGCTGGCCGCCGTCCAGCGCACCGTCGCGCACCCGCCGGTCGTGGCGGCCGCGCGCGGGATGTCGCTGTTCGGTGAGCACGCCGCGGGCTGGCTCGCGATCGGGCTGGCCGGCGCAGCACTGGACCGCGCCCGCCGACGTGAGTGGCTCGGCTCCGCCGCCGCCGTCGCGTTCGCGCACGGGGCGTCGATCGGCATCAAGCGGGTCGTCCGCCGCCGCCGTCCGGAGCACCCCGCGGTGCGTGTGCTCGTGGGCACGCCGAGCCGGCTGAGCTTCCCGTCCTCGCACGCCACGTCGACGACGGCCGCCGCCGTGCTCTACGGCGGGTTGCTCGGCGCCCCGGTGACGCCGGTGGTGGTCCCCGCCATGGCGGTGTCCCGCCTGGTCCTGGGCGTGCACTACCCCAGCGACGTCGCACTGGGTTCGGTGCTGGGGGCCGCGGTCGCGGTCGGCTCCCGCCGGTGGCTGCGCCGTCGCGCCACGAACCGCGTGCGGAACGCCCTCAGCAGCCGGAAGGCAGGATCATGA
- a CDS encoding decaprenyl-phosphate phosphoribosyltransferase — MTSTDSTPKVDEASGGKPMGTARGVLKTMRPRQWVKNVLVFAAPFVGGGLFDGPVLINCLVAFAAFSLAASGVYLVNDALDVESDRVHPTKCKRPIAAGIVPVTLAYGVAAVLFLGAIALSLLATWQLVVVLAVYVVVQLAYCVWLKHQPVLDICIVASGFLLRSIAGGVATGIALSQWFLLVAGFGSLFMVAGKRYAEMMVAESTGAKIRKSLESYSSSYLRYIWSLSATVMITTYSLWAFEIRETQNNTIWSVISIVPFVIAVLRYSVDVDRGTGGEPEEIALGDRVLQVLAIVWVAMLTLAVYA; from the coding sequence ATGACCAGCACCGACTCGACCCCGAAGGTCGACGAGGCCTCCGGGGGCAAGCCCATGGGCACCGCCCGGGGCGTGCTCAAGACGATGCGCCCGCGTCAGTGGGTCAAGAACGTCCTGGTCTTCGCCGCGCCGTTCGTCGGCGGCGGGCTGTTCGACGGCCCCGTCCTGATCAACTGCCTGGTCGCGTTCGCCGCGTTCTCCCTCGCCGCGTCCGGCGTCTACCTGGTCAACGACGCGCTCGACGTCGAGTCCGACCGGGTGCACCCGACCAAGTGCAAGCGCCCCATCGCGGCCGGGATCGTGCCGGTGACGCTGGCCTACGGCGTCGCCGCGGTGCTGTTCCTCGGCGCGATCGCGCTGAGCCTGCTGGCGACCTGGCAGCTGGTCGTCGTGCTGGCCGTCTACGTCGTGGTGCAGCTCGCCTACTGCGTGTGGCTCAAGCACCAGCCGGTGCTCGACATCTGCATCGTGGCCAGCGGCTTCCTGCTGCGCTCGATCGCCGGTGGTGTCGCGACCGGGATCGCGTTGTCGCAGTGGTTCCTGCTGGTCGCCGGGTTCGGCTCGCTGTTCATGGTGGCCGGCAAGCGCTACGCGGAGATGATGGTCGCCGAGAGCACCGGCGCGAAGATCCGCAAGTCGCTGGAGAGCTACTCGTCGTCGTACCTGCGCTACATCTGGTCGCTGTCGGCCACGGTCATGATCACGACCTACAGCCTGTGGGCGTTCGAGATCCGCGAGACGCAGAACAACACGATCTGGTCGGTCATCTCGATCGTCCCGTTCGTGATCGCGGTGCTCCGCTACTCGGTCGACGTCGACCGCGGCACCGGCGGCGAGCCCGAGGAGATCGCGCTCGGCGACCGCGTGCTGCAGGTGCTGGCGATCGTGTGGGTGGCGATGCTGACGCTCGCCGTGTACGCCTGA